In the Leishmania panamensis strain MHOM/PA/94/PSC-1 chromosome 30 sequence genome, one interval contains:
- a CDS encoding hypothetical protein (TriTrypDB/GeneDB-style sysID: LpmP.30.0530) — translation MCANTSASVHVPTVCDLMREQPRSIGTFASTELEDVYNYSAYMSALGHATTPSSATRSLADFLNDILFSYTGVRSWSAFLHIQQEGAALRRQLGDGATFAHEAVHPVLSPVLKQWAETLRTQQAARVRAIGADESPHTTIVARAAAPRGGTATGKPPFKSQLSASDATAAVTTMLNRNAAKHDSFLTASAPDDLNSSSSLMERELVVANACARLTAEEDGVLPLWTDLNPTQRCDPLALQCLRTAVGAYFLVLLRLVDIAESLADHWGLLSPKERKKLHRAMTSEKAAHVPADFLFSIFTELNASEGRLSNAVADLCKCTRLEVIRLNSNAALTELNVLPPHCRVVIVCGCSLDCFLEATRPSPPLPPSATPPAVYASLTTLGLAYNRLRHLHFVQQLPSLRVLNMSFNYVSDLEAAVQDVAAQGSLTEVTLQGNPISLLDVYRTLVVRGCVHLDSLDGVAVTGEERALGRPTLDDGDAAAEHSPGRPVLDSFPASAATLPSIRGRHRLSVSTSPTQSSQLHNSLRRGCSTLGVPQLSTLYSVVTTEASRQPVSDEVLRTTVAAELGLVTVKGLSSLQPVSQSCAADSLLPSSDFLLELAGVDKSVQALESSDGRATPTQVGSLLTSSLSSSIFSLQGSGSRKGRHHSGTAGDSGGRSASTNSNSAGGKRALTPLYEVSSRVTVEGCWGDSSVSRSGVPHGYTDCVRVAVEVCLESPVPLSTHHTGRHTGAPGAPPLRVSSAALGKQRRTGGVAAAANGATSPPPILDPYIPARVAAGAGGGGGATCLVSFPLTEVLVCALQQPVVLRVIVEDTFRYSEAEVALCAQLDAAASNAARGGPASRNSATMRPAPGELPSHAALSSLSSPQEAPPSGTPSHRNSEDAEEESVMHLRCELGVITLDPRGLFSMEVGGDSATSTVAPCCPTPLPSCRVLYVHDAALEKDAHALKSVEREVQQRQCRLREALASYSHMHRQYREASRKGLESPEGLSSALLAGVGKDSAATGMALPQSNKRRVSVAATAPPSSVSILSTPSTKSLARSRRTSSAAPPASASQLQGLYAGLKAQQLLVAQRAVRVLALRTRLAELHGASLSVSARFCVGRGATPPPSTVADAALDALRHCQETPAVRKSRQQGTKGSRR, via the coding sequence ATGTGCGCCAACACCTCAGCGTCGGTACATGTGCCCACCGTGTGCGACTTGATGCGTGAGCAGCCTCGCAGCATCGGAACGTTCGCCTCTACGGAGCTGGAGGATGTCTACAATTACTCAGCGTACATGTCAGCGCTGGGCCATGCCACGACACCTTCCTCCGCCACGCGCAGTCTCGCCGACTTCCTCAACGACATCTTGTTCTCCTACACCGGGGTGCGGTCGTGGTCAGCCTTTCTGCACATCCAGCaggagggggcagcgctgcggcgccagctTGGCGACGGTGCCACCTTTGCGCACGAAGCTGTGCACCCGGTTCTATCGCCCGTTCTGAAGCAGTGGGCCGAGACACTTCGCACCCAGCAGGctgcgcgtgtacgtgccATTGGCGCCGACGAATCTCCGCACACTACCATAGTCGCGAGGGCTGCCGCTCCGCGCGGAGGGACGGCGACAGGTAAGCCACCCTTCAAATCTCAGTTGAGTGCCTCGGAtgctaccgctgctgttACTACCATGCTGAATCGCAACGCAGCGAAGCACGACTCTTTTCTGACCGCCAGCGCCCCCGATGACCTCAatagctcctcctcgctgatgGAGCGGGAGTTGGTGGTGGCGAACGCATGTGCGCGTCTCACAGCTGAGGAAGACGGCGTGTTACCTCTGTGGACGGACTTGAatccgacgcagcgctgtgacccgcttgcgctgcagtgcTTGCGGACAGCTGTCGGCGCCTACTTCCTTGTGTTACTGCGCCTCGTTGACATTGCAGAGTCGCTGGCAGATCACTGGGGGCTTCTCTCGCCCAAGGAGCGGAAGAAGCTGCACCGTGCCATGACCTCCGAAAAGGCCGCGCACGTACCGGCTGACTTTCTTTTCTCCATTTTCACGGAGCTAAACGCGTCAGAGGGGCGTCTGAGCAACGCTGTTGCGGATCTCTGCAAGTGCACGCGGCTGGAGGTGATTAGGCTCAACAGTAACGCAGCACTGACGGAGCTGAACGTACTGCCGCCTCACTGCCGCGTCGTAATcgtgtgcggctgcagcctTGATTGCTTTCTCGAGGCGACGCGTCCGTCACCGCCTTTGCCGCCCTCAGCTACGCCGCCTGCCGTATACGCGTCGTTGACGACACTGGGGCTCGCCTATAACCGCCTGCGGCACCTGCACTTTGTACAGCAGCTTCCCTCGTTGCGTGTTTTGAACATGTCCTTCAACTACGTGAGTGATTTGGAGGCTGCAGTGCAGGATGTCGCCGCGCAGGGGTCACTGACGGAAGTGACGCTGCAGGGCAACCCTATCTCGCTTCTGGACGTTTACCGCACTCTTGTGGTGCGTGGCTGCGTGCACCTCGACAGCCtcgacggcgtcgccgtcacaggggaggagagagcctTGGGCCGCCCGACCCTCGATGATGgggacgccgctgcggagcacTCGCCGGGGAGACCTGTGCTCGACAGTTTTCCTGCCAGTGCTGCGACGCTGCCTAGCATTCGGGGGCGGCATCGATTGAGTGTGAGCACCTCGCCGACCCAGTCTTCGCAGCTGCACAACTCGTTGAGACGAGGCTGCTCGACCCTCGGAGTCCCTCAGCTCTCCACATTGTATTCGGTAGTGACCACGGAGGCCTCGCGGCAACCTGTGTCAGATGAGGTACTGCGAACAAccgtggcggcggagctggGTCTGGTCACGGTGAAAGGTCTGAGCAGTCTCCAACCCGTCTCACAGTCGTGCGCGGCTGATAGtttgctgccctcctccgaCTTCTTACTTGAGCTAGCAGGTGTAGACAAATCGGTGCAGGCATTAGAGTCCAGTGACGGTCGCGCCACGCCTACACAGGTGGGCTCCCTCCTCACGTCATCGCTGAGTTCCTccattttctctctgcaggggagcggcagccgcaAGGGCCGCCACCACAGTGGGACCGCTGGGGATAGCGGCGGCAGATCCGCCTCTACCAACAGCAACTCTGCAGGTGGAAAGCGAGCCTTAACGCCGCTGTATGAGGTGTCGTCACGAGTGACAGTAGAAGGCTGCTGGGGTGATTCCAGTGTCTCCCGCAGCGGTGTGCCTCACGGCTACACAgattgtgtgcgtgttgctgtGGAGGTATGTCTCGAGTCACCTGTACCCTTATCCACGCATCACACGGGTCGGCATACCGGTGCACCtggcgcaccaccactgcgTGTGTCCTCTGCCGCATTGGGTAAGCAGCGCAGGACTGGTGGAGTCGCGGCTGCCGCCAACGGAGCAACTTCGCCACCACCCATACTCGACCCTTACATTCCGGCCCGTGTCGCGGCGGGGgccggaggcggcggcggagctaCATGCTTGGTGAGCTTCCCCCTCACGGAGGTCCTCGTCtgcgctctgcagcagccggtAGTGCTGCGCGTCATCGTGGAGGACACATTCCGGTACTCAGAGGCTGAGGTTGCACTGTGTGCACAACTGGACGCGGCTGCGTCGAACGCGGCTCGCGGCGGGCCGGCAAGTCGAAACAGTGCTACTATGCGGCCTGCACCTGGAGAGCTTCCATCGCACGcagccctctcctctctctcctcgccgcAGGAAGCACCACCGTCGGGAACGCCAAGCCACCGCAATAGCGAAGATGCCGAGGAAGAGTCAGTGATGCACCTGCGCTGCGAGCTCGGGGTGATAACGCTGGACCCTCGAGGCCTCTTTTCGATGGAGGTCGGCGGCGATTCGGCAACGTCCACGGTGGCGCCTTGCTGTCCCACACCGCTTCCCAGCTGCCGCGTGCTGTATGTGCACGATGCTGCGCTCGAAAAAGATGCACACGCGCTGAAGAGCGTAGAGcgtgaggtgcagcagcggcagtgtcgTCTCCGTGAGGCTCTTGCGAGCTACTCGCACATGCACCGCCAGTACAGAGAAGCAAGCCGCAAAGGCCTGGAAAGTCCTGAGGGGCTCTCTTCGGCCCTGTTAGCAGGAGTCGGTAAGGAcagtgccgccaccggtATGGCGTTACCGCAGTCCAACAAGCGGCGCGTCTCTGTGGCGGCGACCGCCCCTCCTTCGTCGGTGTCGATCTTATCCACGCCGTCGACCAAGAGTCTAGCCCGTTCTCGCCGCACCAGTTCGGCGGCCCCACCTGCCAGCGCATCACAGTTGCAGGGCCTCTATGCAGGCCTCAAGGCTCAGCAGTTACTCGTGGCCCAGCGAGCTGTAcgtgtgctggcgctgcggaCACGGCTGGCCGAGCTCCAcggcgcgtctctctctgtcagcGCTCGGTTTTGCGTCGGACGtggcgcgacgccgccgccgtcgaccGTCGCCGATGCCGCGTTAGACGCGTTGCGCCACTGCCAAGAGACACCCGCGGTCCGCAAATCGCGTCAGCAGGGCACCAAAGGAAGTCGCCGCTAG
- a CDS encoding hypothetical protein (TriTrypDB/GeneDB-style sysID: LpmP.30.0540) → MDAERTAVRIFDLIDARQISQAEGALETALQKFPDDDTLLAAEALVVMRSGNYHLAKTKAIALSRRNITKPKAVNALVHVLQNCCCWDALASTYERLRALQNERQISENLVQTYTRMGAYAKVQQIAMQLYRQYSDPKYQVWMVQAMLAQVPAGSSDHMLLKLSTKLLDAAVLTEKGHVVPSTVQTYVDVLAQQGQYATAVGFLLSERAAKIGLLATRLETLARMLQKAGQVSAANAVARHLWSQESDNWTSFTIYKDTLVPVAGVGTDQGGSATSVLEVLGPVPEMRTTIDCTMAHHSLEEAVQLARQLQELEVSKHPNKHRRGSYLAELDLLHSLQSTYMQARVMAYVERFYSKPSCYLDISTFLTPAIAAGVYEWSRSSGSASARDEVDKHTRRILGLRCLVGSWETTPAAGEARALFHECVEAYQSSRHLSESLAWSEEGLCDGYITVALNIALRCHFAGKDSPDYSYLVEGLDLMSIVDRRMNNPTWLIYAVCFANLLGLTECAALHQLAFKNVQRDTMAHLGYWPLLTGLALEDVTNWDGWAEDYYSLQERDCSLLRAKVFNYTSWPAMQDVHRFEAAQANSLYRWQCPANAFTSALCGCQTQKDVNETLKTHAEALWAAWERLSATGAADTLIDNTDWVVAKSMVLGNIHSTTVQQLTESLVSVPSRMWQVRRSRQLLASIFLLHDMAAVSAHRHTAGQASRSRKGKNSHAGSGAASTADTPVLYSPRLVTSSVSVEYLPAVQPLASVLRAYVDSLGEAAPETANASAELRTYLKSLVADSEYSAGIFEAFLYPQACILSALLRMTPAAKLPVKQWAADVREILEEAQHRYESRLWSTLATTVGQTPAPSADVVRNITLVPDSFTAKLEAEKVHRIVGYVSSLRADIGAYVR, encoded by the coding sequence ATGGATGCCGAGCGCACTGCGGTGCGCATCTTCGACCTGATCGATGCACGCCAGATCAGTCAGGCGGAGGGGGCGCtggagacggcgctgcagaagTTCCCTGATGACGACACCCTCCTCGCGGCTGAGGCGCTCGTCgtgatgcgcagcggcaactACCACCTTGCAAAAACCAAGGCAATTGCCTTGAGCAGGAGGAACATCACGAAGCCGAAGGCCGTGAACGCGCTTGTACATGTCCTGCAaaattgctgctgctgggacGCACTTGCATCCACGTACGAGCGCTTGAGAGCGTTGCAGAATGAGCGACAAATCTCTGAAAACCTAGTGCAGACGTACACCCGCATGGGTGCGTATGCAAAGGTTCAGCAAATAGCCATGCAGCTGTATCGACAGTACAGCGACCCCAAGTACCAAGTGTGGATGGTGCAGGCGATgctggcgcaggtgccgGCCGGCAGCTCCGACCACATGCTACTGAAGCTCTCAACAAAGCTACTGGACGCGGCCGTGCTGACAGAGAAAGGGCATGTTGTGCCGTCGACAGTGCAGACCTACGTCGACGTCCTCGCGCAACAGGGCCAGTACGCCACTGCCGTTGGCTTTCTGCTAAGTGAGCGCGCGGCAAAGATTGGTCTTCTCGCGACGCGGCTGGAGACGCTGGCACGGATGCTTCAGAAAGCGGGGCAGGTCTCGGCGGCGAATGCGGTGGCGCGACATCTCTGGAGTCAGGAGAGCGATAACTGGACTTCCTTCACCATCTACAAGGACACACTGGTGCCTGTCGCTGGCGTTGGCACCGACCAAGGGGGGAGTGCGACTTCTGTGTTGGAGGTGCTCGGTCCTGTACCAGAGATGCGCACCACGATCGACTGCACCATGGCACATCACTCACTGGAagaggcagtgcagctcGCACGCCAGTTGCAAGAGCTGGAGGTGTCAAAGCATCCGAATAAGCATCGGCGTGGCTCCTACCTTGCGGAGCTGGACCTGCTGCACTCACTTCAGTCAACGTACATGCAGGCACGCGTGATGGCGTATGTGGAACGCTTCTACTCCAAGCCCAGCTGCTACCTTGACATCTCCACCTTCCTTACACCGGCGATCGCGGCGGGCGTGTACGAGTGGTCACGCTCTTCTGGTTCCGCGTCAGCGAGAGATGAGGTAGACAAGCACACGCGTCGTATTCTCGGCCTGCGGTGCCTTGTGGGATCGTGGGAGACGACCCCAGCCGCAGGCGAGGCTCGCGCGCTGTTCCATGAATGCGTGGAGGCCTACCAAAGCAGCAGACACCTCTCCGAGAGCCTTGCGTGGAGTGAGGAGGGATTGTGTGACGGGTACATCACCGTCGCCTTGAACATTGCCCTGCGCTGTCACTTCGCTGGCAAGGATTCTCCAGACTACTCATACCTCGTCGAGGGCCTCGACTTGATGAGCATCGTGGACCGCCGCATGAACAACCCAACGTGGCTCATCTACGCGGTGTGCTTTGCGAACCTGCTCGGCCTCACTGagtgtgcggcgctgcatcagcTCGCTTTCAAGAACGTCCAGCGTGACACGATGGCGCATTTGGGGTACTGGCCGCTGCTGACTGGGCTTGCACTGGAGGATGTTACGAACTGGGACGGCTGGGCAGAGGACTACTACAGCCTGCAGGAGAGAGACTGCAGCCTGCTGCGTGCCAAGGTGTTCAACTACACGTCTTGGCCAGCCATGCAGGATGTACATCGCTTCGAAGCGGCACAGGCCAACTCGCTCTATCGCTGGCAGTGCCCGGCCAACGCGTTCACTTCTGCGCTGTGTGGGTGCCAGACTCAGAAGGACGTGAACGAGACTTTAAAGACGCATGCCGAGGCGCTGTGGGCAGCGTGGGAGCGCCTGAGCGCCACTGGAGCAGCCGACACACTTATTGACAACACGGATTGGGTTGTCGCCAAGTCGATGGTGCTGGGCAACATCCACTCTACCACTGTCCAGCAGCTCACCGAGTCTCTCGTTTCCGTGCCGTCGCGGATGTGGCAAGTGCGCCGTAGCCGTCAGCTACTCGCCTCCATCTTCCTTCTGCACGACATGGCAGCTGTCAGCGCCCATCGCCACACCGCAGGCCAGGCGAGCAGGTCGCGCAAAGGAAAGAACTCGCAcgcaggcagcggtgcggctTCGACGGCAGACACCCCAGTCTTGTACAGTCCTCGCCTAGTCACCTCGTCTGTCTCGGTCGAGTACTTGCCTGCGGTGCAGCCGCTGGCCAGTGTGCTGCGCGCTTACGTGGACTCCCTCGGCGAAGCAGCACCTGAGACCGCGAACGCATctgcggagctgcgcacTTACCTCAAGTCTCTGGTCGCCGACTCAGAGTACAGTGCCGGTATCTTCGAAGCGTTCCTCTACCCACAGGCGTGCATCTTATCAGCCCTGTTGAGGATGACGCCTGCTGCAAAGCTGCCGGTAAAGCAGTGGGCCGCCGATGTGCGGGAGAtactggaggaggcgcagcaccggtaCGAGTCGCGCTTGTGGTCCACACTCGCCACCACAGTGGGGCAGACGCCTGCGCCTTCGGCGGACGTGGTGAGGAACATCACCCTGGTGCCAGACAGCTTCACAGCGAAGCTGGAGGCGGAAAAAGTGCACCGCATCGTTGGGTATGTGTCCAGTCTCAGGGCAGACATAGGTGCATATGTGCgttga